The Pseudanabaena sp. ABRG5-3 nucleotide sequence AGCGTTGCTTTGCAACGCTTTTAAAAATTTTCTTGTGGTTCTTTTGATCAAAAACTGCTGTAAGTCCGCACCACAATTCAATGATTACGCTTTCATCTGTGCGTTGAGATAACATAAAATCTTCCGAAGTTGTAGCCCTTTAATCAACTTCATAATTTCTTTAACAAAAGCTTGTAGATTAGCATCAGATTGTTCTAAATGATTTATGCGAGTTTGTAGAGATTCTAGATCACCTATTTCTGCTAGTTTGATCAACTCCAGCATGATTTGATGATCAGGGATAGCAACCTTGGCGGAGGAAGATGGATGAGAGGCGATCGCTGAGGGAACGGCATCATGGTACGCATCCTCTAGTTCTAAATTAATCGGGGTTGCGCTTACATAAGTAGGTAAATCAATCTCTAACCAAAAATTACTGCCTTTACCTAAGGTACTTGACACATTTAGTTCCCCACCCATGATTGCCACTAACTTTTTGCTGATCGATAAACCTAAACCTGTACCTGACTGCGTATCTACAGGAGTACCGACCTGTTCAAAGGATTCAAATATTTTAGATAAATTCTCTGATGCAATCCCAACACCATTGTCAATGATATCAAAACGAATCTTATTACTGCTATAACTTTGAGCAACCAAGGACACCATACCATTTTTCGTAAATTTGATGGCATTTCCCATAAGATTAAAGAGAACTTGGCGTAACCGCTTCGCATCACCATAAACCAATTTCGGAATTTGCCCAATGGACTTATAGATGATTTCTACTCCTTGCTTATTTGCTTGTACCTTAAATGTATCAATGAGCCCATTGAGAAGTCCATCTAAATGAAATGGTTCATAATCAAGTTCTAATTTACCAGCTTCAATTTTGGAGAGATCGAGAATATCATTAATTAGTGCTAGTAAGTGATTACCACTACGTTGGATAATGTCTAAGCCCTTTTGCAGCTTAATCTGATCATCATTTGTTTTAAGAACCTGAGCATACCCAAGAATTGCATTCAGAGGAGTTCGCAGTTCGTGGCTCATATTAGTGAGAAACTGACTTTTGGCTTTATTGGCACTGTCTGCGGCTTCTTTAGCAATTTCAAGCTCAATAGTGCGCTCTTTGACAATTTGCTCTAAGTTCTGATTAAAATCTTGAAGCTGCATATTTAATAATGTCAACTTTTGCTGACTTTCAACAAGTCCAAGCATTGTGCTGTAGGCTCTTAGACTTGAAACTACAGTGGTAAATAATTTCTGTTCGGTTAGTTCAGTTTTAGATTTATAGTCATTGATGTCATAGTTCAGAATTATCGAAGATTCAGGAAATTCTGCGGGTTGCCCTGTACGCAGAATAATGCGTACTAATCGATTTTTCAGAACTTCACGGATATATTTAATGGATTGTAATCCTGCATCATTAGTCTCCATAATCACATCTTGAAGGATCAGCGCGATGTCAGGATGCTGTTCAATCATTTTGATTCCTTCAGCACCAGAAAAAGCAGAAATTACCTCTAATTCTTTACCTGCGAACTTAAATCCATCTAGAGCTAGTTTGGTAACTACATGGACAGAACGATCATCATCGCAAATTAAAAGTTTCCATGTTAATCTATTTCTTAAGGCAATAGTTTCATAGAGTAGCGGAGATTCATAGTTTTGACCTTGGGTAATCGAGTAATTATTTGCATCTACAGAAGATACCTCTTCATCTTCTTCTAAGAAAATTAGTTCATCGGGATCTGTAGACATTTGGCTTTTTATGACTAATTTTTGGATAACTGGATTGAGTTTAATTTTTCAGGGGAATATTTGCTAAAGGTTCAAGGCTAGAAGATTTGAGTAGGTTCAACCAATTGTTTTTTAAGTCTGGGCTATTGGGTTGGGAGAGACGCAAATTTGCTAGCTCAGAGATCGCTTCATGCCAGATGCCAAACTTAGCATACATATATACTTTATCGATCGCTGTCGCTTTTTCCAATTTTGCGAGCATACTTGGTTCTGGTTTAATACGACGAATGATGCCTTCAGCAAAAAGATCTTCAGGATCGCCATCCTCACAGACAACGGAAATCAACCATTTATAATCTTTATCAACTTCTAGGGATATTTGATCAAATTGAACTGCCACAATACTGGGACTGGTTTTTAGTTCTAGTCTTTTGCGAGCGATTCCTTTACCTTGGTGATTCTCAAGGGTAACTTCTACAGCGATCGCATTGGTTTTGGGGATATAGGCAAAAAATTTCGGATTGGGTGCAATGGTAAGCCCAAATCTGTTAGGGGGAAGCAAGGGTATAAGCTGTTGCTCTAGAGAGAGTTTACCTCTGACATCTTTCTGTTGAAAATCTCGATCTTTTAAACATTGTCCATCACTGCCGCGTCTGCCACCACCAATTGTCGTTGTCGGGGCTGGTGTGCTTACGGGAGGCTCAAAGGTTTGGGCATTAGCATTTGCTACAAAAGTAGTAAATGTGGCAAGTTTCCAAAGAACAGCGATCGCCAAAAGTGTAAAGTACCGATAGCAAGATTTGTAAAGCATAGCCTTATTCCTAGAAGCATTAACTAAGCAAAGCCGATTTTCCTAATGGACAAAACTAAAATCAGAAAAATGAAAGAATCAAATTAATTTGATAAATTCTTGAATTTAGCATTTTTATTAATATTAAATATTTTATACCAATTCAAAAAATGATGCTGCCATTTTTGAGATCTAAAAATCTGAATAGGCTTGGATTTCAATTGTCTAGAGTTTTATCACACCTCAGATAATTAGTATGATTAGGTTTTCTGTGGTTATAGTAAGGTACAGCTATAACAATAAACAGAGATAAATAGGACAAAATCAAAACCCAAAATACAAGTGGCGGCGCGAAGAAGCGCTTTACACAGTGCAAATGGCGATATCGAACTCACGTCTTTTTATAGCCAGTTACCGACTAGCACGAAGGGAGACCAGTAAAATGGGTGAGTAAATTGGGGATTTTTTAGAAGACTGAGCTGTGCTTTTTGTAAAGCATTGGCTTTTGTGGTTCCAATAACTGCTAATTCTTGATAAAAATTTTCCATAAATGTTGCTGTGGCGCTATCCTCGACTGACCACAAGCTTGCGATCGTACTCCGTGCCCCCGATCGCACTGCCATCCCTGCTAGTCCTAAGGTTGCGCGATTATCACCTTTGGCGGTTTTACAGGCACTGAGTACTAATAGCTCAATGGGAGTACGCTGATCTTGATCTCTAGTTTGCAATAATTCTCCTAATTGTTTGACTCCAAGACGACTATTCCAAGTCAAAATAAAGGTTTTTTCAGCATTAGAACTAAATTCACCGTGGGTAGCTAAATGAACTACCCTAAAGGGAATTTTACTAACTTGTTTTTGGATGGATTCGCTAATAAATGTTTCGTTAAGTAATGGAGTTTGAGTGGATACTAACGCCGCAATTTTCTGAATTTCTCTTTCAACATTAGGCAATGCGTTAAAGTTCTGGGTTGCTTTGCTCAAACCACCGATAAATACTTCTAGTTGCTGACGCTTGAGAGGGCGAGGATCGAGAAGTTGTAGTCCGGGGGTGAGCGCTAGATTGTATTTCTCCATTAAGTAATGCTTACCATCGTAGAGAACTGCCATAGGTAAATTTCTTAGAGAACCATCAAGAACAAATACTAAGGTTTGAACTTTATTAGCAGCAAGGATGGATTCTATCTCTTCACCAATGAGCAACTTGTAGACTTTCTCTGAGATTGCTTGAATGTCCGATTCAAGGGATGTCCGCCTTAGCGATCGCCATAGTTCACTCAAGAGCTGATCAAGTTTTTCCTGCGAAATTGCGCTGGCACGGTGAAAGAGCGAACGATCTGGCAATGAAATAATCACTTCTAATCTGTCAGCTAAAACAATAGGGTAGATCACGGCTGCCTGTGGATCGACTGCATCAACTGGCATGGTGCGACCTGTAAGGCAGGCTTCTTTGAAAAAGTTATCGAGTTCTGCTATTTGGAGAGATTCGATCACCTGACGAGCCGCAATGAGATTTGCTTGGCTCACTGATTTACCCTGCTCATGAGTCATGAGCAAATCTACAAGCTGACGGTAGACAGGTTCAACACTATCGCGAAAGGAAAATTGAAGATCGGTATTGCTAGAGACCAGATCGCCCCTAATAGAATCAAGGGTACTAACAGCTTCACTGTAGGCAGCGATCGCTCTAGCCTGTTTTCCTTGAGCCTTGAGAATGTGCCCCAGTTGCCATTGCCACCGATAGGCAATGTCGGGAGCATTGTAAGTTTGAGCAAGAATCAGAGCCTTCTCAGTTAATTCCTGTGCTTCGGTCAGTTGTTGTGATTGTTCGTAGAGATCACCCAAATAGCCGATCGCGTAGGATTCAGATCTTGGATCGCCCATTGCTTTTGATTGTTGAGCAGCCTTAGCTAGTAACTGAGCCGCAAGTTGGAGATCGCTTGGATTCGCAACTCCTAAGCGATCGCTCAAGCTTAGTTTCATTAAACTTTGGGCAAAATTCACTATTGCGTATACTGAAGCACGACTAGGTGGGAGATTTTGCAACTGGGTTTGGATTGTCGGTAATAGACTCTTAGCTGACTCAAACTGTTTTAGATCAATTGCTAGCCGTAGCTGATTTAGTTGAGCTTTTACCTTAGGGATGGGACGAGTTGCTATTTGGGCAGCCTGTTGATAATAGGCGATCGCCTCAGCACTTTTTTGCTGACGGTAGTTAAGATCTCCGACACTAGCAGCCTGCTGCTGACTAGCAGCAATATTTCCCAAACTGAGGAGTATTTCAGAAATTATCGAAACATCATTGAGTTGTTGGGCGATCGCGAGGCTTTCTTTCAAGGTTGCGGTGGCTTCGATAAAATCCCCATTGAGACGAAGAGTATCACCGAGGTTAATCAGACTAGAAATTTTTAGGGAAGAGTTGGGGAGTTCTTGCAGTGATGCCTGCACTTGTCTCAGGGTGTCTTTAGCTTTGGGATAGAAACCAAGCGATCGCATAGCTTGACTTTGGTTGATCTTGCTACGAATGACTCCATCTTTGTCATCCGCTTGTTCATAGATTGTTGTTGCCTTTTGCCAAGTTGTTAATGCTTCTTGGGTCTTCCCATGAGCGATTTGGATGCTGCCTTGAATGTTAAGTGCCTGCGCGAGTAATTTGGGCTGTTGGGGATTGGCTTGTAAAATTTCTAAGCTGCGTAAAATTAATTGTTCTGCTTCTTGCCAGTGACCAAGTTGTTGATGGGCTAAGGCAAGGTTTTGAGCAACAACAGCTTGGTTGAGACGATCGCCTTGTTTTGTGTAGATATCAGCCGCTTGTTGCCAATTGGCGATCGCCTGAGCATATTGTCCTGATTGGTAATATTGTTTCCCTGCCTGAACCAGATCTATAGGGTTATTAGATAAAGACTGATTGATAACTATATCCGTTGCATTATTTGAGCCTTTTGCAGAATTATTGGCGACGCTAGGCTGAGCATTCCATCCTAACAACAGAATAAGAGTCATAGTACAGATTCCAATCCAGATATAGCGTAGTGATTTACTGATTTTGGGTTTTAGATTGAAGAGGGAATCCCAAGACAGCATAGAGTTTCTCAGTAATATTTATGGGTATTTATGGGTGATATTCACAAACGATGCTATTAACGATGTTATCTATGAAGACCAGATATTTTCTAAGTCCAACACAAAGTGGAGCTTCAAGAATCTCAACAGGTTTACCCAAGCGATAAATGGCAACACGCTTACTTTCAGGATCAAGCGGTCATAAATTTCACTCCGAAAAGCAATATTTTTATTCTATAGCAATTCTCAAAATGGCTTAAACTTTTAATTCAATATTGATGATGGGCATCAAGAAGCGCTGCCCATCATCAATACCTTATTTAGTACAGGAAAGCTCAGGTATAGCAGGACTGAGAGGATTAGAAGCTGATATGAGGCGGAGGATGCCACGACTATCCCTAGCGATCGTATTTGCCTCAATAATAGATTTGGGAGATTCTTTGATGACTTCCTGTTTATGTTCTACTCCTGCGACTTGATTGGCACTGCTTGGCACAAGTTCCGTAAGTTCTACTAAAGGTTGATTACTAGAAAGCTCATCACTAGGACTCTTGGGCAAACCACCTTTACCCAAAATGGTAAAGCTATTCTCACGACTAGATAACTTCCCGCCAACTCCACAACTCTGACTAATTTGCTTCGAGGGATCAGTGAGATTGACAGGTAAGGTTGTCAGTCCTCGGCTAGGATCAAGGGCTGGAGTAGTCACCAACACATTTCCCTGTAAACCAAATTGGGAACTAGCCGTAATATCGCTCAAGGATGTTAGTTGTGGGCGGAACTCTAGCCCATAGATAGCATTAGTATTGATATTGATGTTGCCACCATTACCAGTAAAAGCATTAGCAAAGATATCGCTATTCTCTCCCTTAACGCCAACAATAAAACCTGCATTAATGTTAATATTACCACCATTACCGCCTGCATTAGCGGTTCCTGCGGTAGTACTGATTTCACTACCAAAGAGCAGTAGTAATATCGATGGAATATTTAAACTGATGTTGCCACCATTTGTACTTGCCGTTGATGCAGTAATGGAGGAAGCATTGAGCAGAGAGAGAGAAGTTGCTGAGATATTAATGTTGCCGCCGACACCAGAGCCAAGACTACCGACAGCGATCGTTGCTCCATCTTTAAGGGTGGTGCGCTGGGAAGCGAGTGTAATATTACCACCATTTCCCCTAGAACCTTGGGTAGTATTAGCAAACAAACCCGTACCCGCAGTAAAGAGAATGGAATTTTCTGACTTCAGATCAATATTGCCAGCTTTACCATTATTACTAGTTTGCGCTGTAATTTGACTGCTATCTTGGAAGGTGATATCTTGCCCTGCCATAACCAAAATATTCCCAGCATTACCCTTACTGCTAGTATTACTCAGAACTTGATTATTGTTTTGGAATCTAACAGATTTAGGGCTGGTAATGGAAATATTTCCAGCAGGGTCAACTCCTTGGGTTGTACTAACGATCAGCGTCTTATCAAAGGTGAGGTTCCCTAATCCTTCGACTATGACATCTCCCGATCGTCCATTCTGTCCAGTTCCAAAAATTGTAGTGATGAAGGTATTCGGATCGTTAATGTCGTAAGCACG carries:
- a CDS encoding DUF928 domain-containing protein gives rise to the protein MLYKSCYRYFTLLAIAVLWKLATFTTFVANANAQTFEPPVSTPAPTTTIGGGRRGSDGQCLKDRDFQQKDVRGKLSLEQQLIPLLPPNRFGLTIAPNPKFFAYIPKTNAIAVEVTLENHQGKGIARKRLELKTSPSIVAVQFDQISLEVDKDYKWLISVVCEDGDPEDLFAEGIIRRIKPEPSMLAKLEKATAIDKVYMYAKFGIWHEAISELANLRLSQPNSPDLKNNWLNLLKSSSLEPLANIPLKN
- a CDS encoding ATP-binding protein produces the protein MSTDPDELIFLEEDEEVSSVDANNYSITQGQNYESPLLYETIALRNRLTWKLLICDDDRSVHVVTKLALDGFKFAGKELEVISAFSGAEGIKMIEQHPDIALILQDVIMETNDAGLQSIKYIREVLKNRLVRIILRTGQPAEFPESSIILNYDINDYKSKTELTEQKLFTTVVSSLRAYSTMLGLVESQQKLTLLNMQLQDFNQNLEQIVKERTIELEIAKEAADSANKAKSQFLTNMSHELRTPLNAILGYAQVLKTNDDQIKLQKGLDIIQRSGNHLLALINDILDLSKIEAGKLELDYEPFHLDGLLNGLIDTFKVQANKQGVEIIYKSIGQIPKLVYGDAKRLRQVLFNLMGNAIKFTKNGMVSLVAQSYSSNKIRFDIIDNGVGIASENLSKIFESFEQVGTPVDTQSGTGLGLSISKKLVAIMGGELNVSSTLGKGSNFWLEIDLPTYVSATPINLELEDAYHDAVPSAIASHPSSSAKVAIPDHQIMLELIKLAEIGDLESLQTRINHLEQSDANLQAFVKEIMKLIKGLQLRKILCYLNAQMKA
- a CDS encoding CHAT domain-containing protein; the protein is MTLILLLGWNAQPSVANNSAKGSNNATDIVINQSLSNNPIDLVQAGKQYYQSGQYAQAIANWQQAADIYTKQGDRLNQAVVAQNLALAHQQLGHWQEAEQLILRSLEILQANPQQPKLLAQALNIQGSIQIAHGKTQEALTTWQKATTIYEQADDKDGVIRSKINQSQAMRSLGFYPKAKDTLRQVQASLQELPNSSLKISSLINLGDTLRLNGDFIEATATLKESLAIAQQLNDVSIISEILLSLGNIAASQQQAASVGDLNYRQQKSAEAIAYYQQAAQIATRPIPKVKAQLNQLRLAIDLKQFESAKSLLPTIQTQLQNLPPSRASVYAIVNFAQSLMKLSLSDRLGVANPSDLQLAAQLLAKAAQQSKAMGDPRSESYAIGYLGDLYEQSQQLTEAQELTEKALILAQTYNAPDIAYRWQWQLGHILKAQGKQARAIAAYSEAVSTLDSIRGDLVSSNTDLQFSFRDSVEPVYRQLVDLLMTHEQGKSVSQANLIAARQVIESLQIAELDNFFKEACLTGRTMPVDAVDPQAAVIYPIVLADRLEVIISLPDRSLFHRASAISQEKLDQLLSELWRSLRRTSLESDIQAISEKVYKLLIGEEIESILAANKVQTLVFVLDGSLRNLPMAVLYDGKHYLMEKYNLALTPGLQLLDPRPLKRQQLEVFIGGLSKATQNFNALPNVEREIQKIAALVSTQTPLLNETFISESIQKQVSKIPFRVVHLATHGEFSSNAEKTFILTWNSRLGVKQLGELLQTRDQDQRTPIELLVLSACKTAKGDNRATLGLAGMAVRSGARSTIASLWSVEDSATATFMENFYQELAVIGTTKANALQKAQLSLLKNPQFTHPFYWSPFVLVGNWL